One Alnus glutinosa chromosome 3, dhAlnGlut1.1, whole genome shotgun sequence genomic region harbors:
- the LOC133864513 gene encoding UV-stimulated scaffold protein A homolog translates to MAMEEREEGGKVRTLIEKATNSTAPEVDPRLLKAIKSVVRYSDPELRLAAQTLMDLMKRDHSQVRYLTLLIIDELFMRSKLFRTILVENIDQLLSLSVGFRRNLPLPAPSAVASVLRSKAIEFLEKWNSSFGIHYRQLRLGFDYLKNTLKFQFPNLQAQAARIQQERRERERRSKEILLKKFEMLKENFSSIKEEIKTTIDEIGECLDIVCTKEEFMPLGLVDDEDFEEFRSSELLQIRLDALKEGKKVHENSDNKVVFDALRELYKLLVARHLVSVQEGISVLVRVEVADIRFRDSTLKELIDIRNHLQSVKKRCEESGCALPNTTSRDDEEEDFWEEGKIGSLENERSTVPNKKNENLSIALASIELKNRTLESRNRGCNDNELPSLEGGETGTNSLRNKLLAEAPEMSWGSFLNNWGSNREVLANQRGLELESHWGRVDYDAVIPAEKIAELNVHSTLYKEEQTEIQPCRAPLRKGGLCQRRDLRVCPFHGPIIPRDDEGKPLNQNSSKDEITIDSGTDLVEQLAKQAVKNVRERDTEVVKKREIDKRSLKRAKLAKVREHNDVVLRDAALASTSRSAAIGEEMEATNGEKLSARNKKETLSSMLCKKVTPKDRLAQRLLNTRVKDATVRELTLGEDANYREAFPNQW, encoded by the exons ATGGCAATGGAGGAGAGAGAGGAGGGAGGGAAGGTAAGGACTTTGATAGAGAAGGCGACGAACTCCACGGCTCCGGAGGTGGACCCTCGCCTCCTCAAGGCTATCAAATCGGTTGTCCGCTATTCGGATCCGGAGCTCCGACTCGCCGCCCAGACCCTTATGGACCTTATGAAGCGCGATCACTCTCAG GTAAGGTATCTCACACTTCTCATAATTGATGAACTCTTCATGCGGTCGAAGCTTTTCAGAACCATCCTTGTTGAGAACATCGATCAGTTACTGAGTTTGAGTGTCGGGTTCAGAAGAAATCTGCCTCTCCCTGCTCCATCAGCTGTTGCATCTGTTTTGCGCTCGAAGGCAATTGAATTCCTGGAGAAGTGGAACTCTTCCTTTGGGATTCATTACAGGCAGCTCAGATTAGGATTTGACTACCTTAAAAACACCCTCAAGTTCCAATTTCCTAATCTACAGGCACAAGCAGCTCGAATTCAGCAGGAgagaagggaaagggaaagaaGGTCAAAAgagattttacttaaaaaatttgaaatgttgAAGGAGAATTTCTCATCAATAAAGGAAGAAATAAAGACAACAATAGATGAGATTGGAGAATGTTTAGACATTGTCTGTACAAAAGAGGAATTTATGCCACTGGGTCTTGTAGATGATGAAGATTTTGAAGAGTTTCGGTCATCTGAACTGCTGCAAATCCGTCTCGATGCTTTAAAGGAAGGGAAAAAGGTACATGAAAACAGTGACAATAAAGTGGTTTTTGATGCATTGAGGGAGCTATACAAGCTTCTAGTGGCAAGGCATTTGGTTTCAGTCCAAGAAGGCATTTCTGTTCTTGTAAGGGTCGAAGTGGCAGACATCAGGTTCAGAGATTCCACTTTGAAGGAGTTAATAGATATCCGAAATCATCTCCAATCGGTGAAGAAGAGGTGTGAAGAATCAGGTTGTGCTCTTCCAAACACTACAAGTcgtgatgatgaagaagaagatttctGGGAGGAGGGTAAAATTGGATCACTTGAGAATGAGAGGTCTACTGTGCCcaacaagaaaaatgaaaatctttcCATAGCATTAGCATCTATCGAGTTGAAAAATAGAACTCTTGAAAGCAGAAACAGGGGTTGTAATGACAATGAGCTGCCCAGTCTTGAAGGTGGTGAAACTGGTACAAACTCTTTAAGGAATAAGCTTCTGGCTGAAGCTCCCGAGATGAGCTGGGGCTCTTTCTTGAATAACTGGGGTTCAAATAGGGAGGTTTTAGCTAACCAGCGGGGATTGGAGCTTGAAAGTCACTGGGGCAGGGTGGACTATGATGCAGTTATTCCAGCTGAGAAAATTGCAGAACTGAATGTTCATTCAACACTTTACAAAGAGGAGCAAACTGAAATTCAACCATGCCGCGCTCCTTTGAGGAAAGGGGGACTTTGTCAGAGGAGAGATTTGAGAGTTTGCCCATTTCATGGACCTATTATACCTAGAGATGACGAAGGAAAGCCACTTAATCAGAACTCTTCGAAGGACGAGATAACTATTGATTCAGGGACCGATTTAGTTGAGCAGTTAGCAAAACAAGCTGTGAAGAATGTTCGTGAGAGAGATACAGAGGTagtaaaaaagagagaaattgatAAACGGTCACTGAAGCGTGCAAAGCTTGCGAAAGTTCGGGAGCACAATGACGTGGTTCTTAGGGATGCTGCATTGGCATCAACTTCAAGATCTGCAGCTATTGGAGAAGAAATGGAGGCAACGAATGGAGAGAAGCTGTCAGCCAGAAACAAGAAGGAAACACTCTCATCCATGCTGTGCAAGAAAGTAACACCAAAAGATAGGTTAGCTCAGAGGCTTTTGAATACACGGGTGAAGGATGCAACAGTAAGAGAGCTTACATTGGGTGAGGATGCTAATTACCGAGAAGCCTTTCCAAATCAATGGTAA
- the LOC133862817 gene encoding aspartyl protease family protein 2-like, giving the protein MEPPPRNAALFLLTILIFLSASSSAPLQYQNLVLNPLPNTQHTLSWADSDSLVPDITETDPDSSTTTLQLHHIDSLSFGKTPVQLFNLRLQRDAVRVKDLTSLAAARNGSRVPLPGGGFSSSVVSGLSQGSGEYFTRIGVGSPPKYMYMVLDTGSDIVWLQCAPCKRCYSQADPVFDPTKSTSFGKISCGSPLCRKLDSPGCNTRKTCMYQVSYGDGSFTVGDFSTETLTFRRTRVASVALGCGHDDEGLFVGAAGLLGLGRGGLSFPSQTGSRFNRKFSYCLVDRSASSRPSSIVFGESAVSRTARFTSLLVNPKLDTFYYVELLGISVGGVRVPGITASLFKLDPSGNGGVIIDSGTSVTRLTRPAYIALRDAFRAGASNLKRAPEFSLFDTCFDLSGKTEVKVPTVVLHFRGADVSLPATNYLIAVDTDGSFCFAFAGTLSGLSIIGNIQQQGFRVVYDLAGSRIGFAPRGCA; this is encoded by the coding sequence ATGGAACCCCCACCAAGAAATGCTGCCCTTTTTCTCCTCACCATTCTCATCTTTCTTTCCGCTTCTTCCTCAGCCCCACTTCAGTACCAAAACCTAGTCCTCAACCCCCTCCCTAACACCCAACACACCCTCTCATGGGCCGATTCAGACTCCCTCGTGCCGGACATCACCGAAACCGACCCAGATTCCTCCACCACAACCCTCCAGTTGCACCACATAGACTCCTTGTCCTTCGGCAAAACCCCGGTGCAACTCTTCAACCTCAGGCTCCAACGCGACGCTGTCAGAGTGAAGGACCTTACTTCCCTCGCGGCCGCCAGGAACGGGAGTCGCGTACCTCTCCCTGGCGGCGGGTTCAGCAGCTCCGTCGTCTCCGGGCTCTCCCAGGGCAGCGGCGAGTACTTCACGCGGATCGGCGTGGGCAGTCCCCCGAAGTACATGTACATGGTGCTGGACACTGGGAGCGACATCGTATGGCTCCAGTGCGCTCCCTGTAAGAGATGCTACTCCCAGGCCGACCCGGTCTTCGACCCGACCAAATCCACATCCTTCGGCAAGATCTCGTGTGGGTCCCCCCTGTGCCGCAAGCTCGACTCTCCGGGCTGCAATACTCGCAAGACTTGTATGTATCAAGTCTCCTACGGCGATGGGTCCTTCACTGTCGGCGATTTCTCCACCGAAACGCTGACGTTCCGTCGTACCCGGGTGGCGAGCGTGGCGCTCGGTTGTGGCCACGACGACGAGGGCTTGTTCGTCGGTGCTGCGGGGCTGTTGGGACTCGGCCGGGGGGGGTTGTCATTCCCCTCGCAGACCGGTAGCCGGTTTAACCGGAAATTCTCGTACTGTTTGGTGGACCGCTCCGCCTCGTCCAGGCCGTCCTCGATCGTGTTCGGCGAGTCGGCGGTTTCTCGGACCGCCCGGTTTACTTCCTTGCTCGTCAACCCCAAGCTCGACACCTTTTACTACGTCGAACTCCTCGGGATCAGCGTCGGCGGGGTACGCGTCCCTGGCATCACCGCTTCGTTGTTCAAACTCGACCCCTCTGGAAACGGCGGGGTAATCATCGACTCGGGCACGTCGGTTACTCGCCTAACCCGACCCGCTTATATTGCCTTGAGAGATGCGTTCCGGGCCGGAGCATCGAATCTGAAGCGGGCACCCGAGTTTTCATTGTTCGACACGTGTTTTGACCTGTCCGGGAAGACGGAGGTGAAGGTACCGACGGTGGTGTTGCATTTTCGAGGCGCTGACGTGTCTTTGCCGGCGACGAATTATCTGATCGCGGTGGATACTGATGGTAGCTTCTGCTTTGCATTCGCGGGTACGTTGAGCGGATTGTCGATTATTGGGAATATCCAGCAGCAGGGGTTCCGGGTCGTGTACGATTTGGCTGGCTCTCGGATCGGGTTTGCTCCTCGTGGGTGCGCGTGA
- the LOC133864331 gene encoding cyclic pyranopterin monophosphate synthase, mitochondrial isoform X2 translates to MESVFGEPPSDGPASSVSNEYKAEEPQFVSHKGFESKIGLTHIGSMGEAQMVDVSPKESSKRTAISSCKVILGKKVFDLVLANQIAKGDVLSVAKIAGIIGAKKTSSLIPLCHNITLTHVRVDLTLNPEDFSVDIEGEAASTGKTGVEMEAMTAVTIAGLTVYDMCKAASKDIHITDIRLERKTGGKSGDWSREE, encoded by the coding sequence ATGGAATCAGTATTTGGTGAACCTCCTTCAGATGGACCTGCCAGTTCTGTAAGTAATGAATATAAGGCTGAAGAACCCCAGTTCGTCTCTCATAAAGGATTTGAAAGCAAAATTGGCCTGACCCACATTGGCAGCATGGGTGAAGCTCAAATGGTAGATGTTTCTCCCAAAGAAAGTAGTAAGAGAACTGCAATTTCTAGTTGTAAGGTAATTCTTGGCAAGAAggtgtttgatttggtcttAGCTAACCAAATCGCCAAGGGAGATGTCCTCAGTGTGGCGAAAATTGCAGGAATAATTGGAGCAAAGAAAACTAGCAGTCTCATCCCACTATGCCACAACATAACCTTGACTCATGTTCGTGTCGATCTGACACTGAACCCAGAGGATTTTAGTGTGGATATAGAAGGGGAAGCTGCGTCTACAGGTAAAACTGGGGTTGAAATGGAAGCAATGACCGCTGTGACCATTGCTGGTCTAACAGTTTATGATATGTGCAAGGCTGCTTCTAAGGATATCCATATTACAGATATACGACTTGAGCGCAAAACTGGTGGGAAGAGCGGGGACTGGTCCAGGGAGGAGTAA
- the LOC133864331 gene encoding cyclic pyranopterin monophosphate synthase, mitochondrial isoform X1 yields the protein MFLRRLAVALPHSRRFFSSNSNHDLASAIDALNKEMESVFGEPPSDGPASSVSNEYKAEEPQFVSHKGFESKIGLTHIGSMGEAQMVDVSPKESSKRTAISSCKVILGKKVFDLVLANQIAKGDVLSVAKIAGIIGAKKTSSLIPLCHNITLTHVRVDLTLNPEDFSVDIEGEAASTGKTGVEMEAMTAVTIAGLTVYDMCKAASKDIHITDIRLERKTGGKSGDWSREE from the exons ATGTTTCTCAGGCGACTTGCAGTGGCGCTTCCTCACTCAAGAAGGTTCTTTAGCAGTAACAGCAACCATGATCTTGCAAGTGCCATTGATGCACTAAATAAG GAAATGGAATCAGTATTTGGTGAACCTCCTTCAGATGGACCTGCCAGTTCTGTAAGTAATGAATATAAGGCTGAAGAACCCCAGTTCGTCTCTCATAAAGGATTTGAAAGCAAAATTGGCCTGACCCACATTGGCAGCATGGGTGAAGCTCAAATGGTAGATGTTTCTCCCAAAGAAAGTAGTAAGAGAACTGCAATTTCTAGTTGTAAGGTAATTCTTGGCAAGAAggtgtttgatttggtcttAGCTAACCAAATCGCCAAGGGAGATGTCCTCAGTGTGGCGAAAATTGCAGGAATAATTGGAGCAAAGAAAACTAGCAGTCTCATCCCACTATGCCACAACATAACCTTGACTCATGTTCGTGTCGATCTGACACTGAACCCAGAGGATTTTAGTGTGGATATAGAAGGGGAAGCTGCGTCTACAGGTAAAACTGGGGTTGAAATGGAAGCAATGACCGCTGTGACCATTGCTGGTCTAACAGTTTATGATATGTGCAAGGCTGCTTCTAAGGATATCCATATTACAGATATACGACTTGAGCGCAAAACTGGTGGGAAGAGCGGGGACTGGTCCAGGGAGGAGTAA